One genomic region from Cydia amplana chromosome Z, ilCydAmpl1.1, whole genome shotgun sequence encodes:
- the LOC134661308 gene encoding small ribosomal subunit protein uS14m: MNLNISSLANFVWKSQAVAGCNYQQVRNKWANWLMIRDVKRRRLNAEHYLERTRINALRKNDVLPVEIREMADKEINKFELNSTPLRINNRCVITSRPRGIVKEWRMSRIVWRHLADYNKLSGVQRAMWG; the protein is encoded by the exons atGAATTTAAACATATCTAGTCTTGCAAATTTTGTCTGGAAGTCACAAGCAGTCGCTGGATGTAAT TATCAACAAGTGAGGAACAAATGGGCAAATTGGCTTATGATAAGAGATGTAAAGCGGCGTCGCCTGAACGCTGAACACTACCTTGAGAGGACCAGAATCAACGCTCTGAGGAAGAACGATGTGCTGCCTGTGGAGATAAGGGAGATGGCAGATAAAGAAATCAACAAGTTTGAGCTCAACTCCACTCCTCTAAGGATCAACAACAGATGTGTTATTACATCTAG GCCCCGTGGAATTGTAAAGGAATGGCGCATGAGCCGTATTGTGTGGAGACACCTCGCAGACTACAACAAGCTTTCTGGAGTACAGAGAGCCATGTGGGGCTAA